One region of bacterium genomic DNA includes:
- a CDS encoding enolase C-terminal domain-like protein, whose product MRIAEVKLIAFRYPSRVVRDAEGHGHPGPVHEAIQTLTVITTDDAVEGYSFGGSEPLIRVAAGWLAGEDPFDRERIWQMLRRHQRLHGDVLTDRNLAIIDNALWDLTGRALDLPVCKLLGRYRDTVPAYGSTMCGDDLPGGLSSPEAYADFAAALVSEGYPAIKLHTWMPPLGPDPKRDVAACRAVRERVGPNVRLMLDCYHDYSRTDALYIGRALEELDFYWLEEPMSEHSMSSYVWLAKELRIPIVGPETAEGKMFTRAEWILQGAADISRYSANVAGITAMMKAVHLCESFGIQLEVHGGGPANLQALGAMGIPGEYYERGLLHPFFDYREAAPWFSDLIDPMDAQGRVHISQKPGLGTEIDWDFIERYKV is encoded by the coding sequence ATGCGCATTGCCGAGGTGAAGCTCATCGCCTTTCGGTACCCGTCGCGGGTGGTGCGCGATGCCGAGGGCCACGGGCATCCCGGACCGGTCCACGAGGCGATCCAGACCCTCACGGTGATCACGACCGATGACGCCGTGGAGGGGTATTCGTTCGGGGGGAGCGAGCCGCTGATCCGGGTGGCGGCCGGATGGCTCGCCGGCGAGGATCCGTTCGACCGGGAACGGATCTGGCAGATGCTTCGCCGGCACCAGCGGTTGCACGGCGACGTGCTGACCGACCGGAACCTCGCGATCATCGACAACGCCTTGTGGGACTTGACGGGTCGGGCTCTCGACCTCCCAGTGTGCAAGCTGCTGGGCCGGTATCGGGACACCGTGCCGGCCTACGGGAGCACGATGTGCGGGGACGATCTCCCCGGAGGCCTGAGCTCCCCCGAGGCATACGCGGATTTTGCCGCGGCCCTCGTGTCGGAGGGGTATCCGGCCATCAAGCTGCACACGTGGATGCCGCCATTGGGACCGGACCCCAAGCGCGACGTCGCCGCGTGTCGGGCGGTGCGCGAACGGGTCGGGCCCAACGTCCGCCTCATGCTGGATTGCTATCACGATTACAGCCGGACCGACGCCCTGTACATCGGCCGGGCCCTGGAAGAGCTCGACTTCTACTGGCTCGAGGAGCCGATGAGCGAGCACAGCATGAGCTCGTACGTCTGGCTGGCGAAGGAGCTGCGCATCCCGATCGTCGGGCCGGAAACCGCCGAGGGCAAGATGTTCACCAGGGCGGAATGGATCCTGCAAGGCGCCGCCGATATCAGCCGGTACTCCGCGAACGTGGCCGGGATCACCGCGATGATGAAGGCGGTCCACCTGTGCGAGTCGTTCGGGATCCAACTGGAGGTGCACGGTGGTGGCCCGGCCAACCTGCAGGCGCTGGGCGCGATGGGGATTCCGGGCGAGTACTACGAGCGGGGGTTGCTGCACCCATTCTTCGACTATCGCGAGGCCGCCCCATGGTTCAGCGACCTCATCGATCCGATGGACGCCCAGGGCCGTGTGCACATCTCGCAAAAGCCGGGGCTCGGCACGGAGATCGACTGGGACTTCATCGAGCGGTATAAGGTGTAA
- a CDS encoding MFS transporter: protein MRETTLESPRTPERDPAYGWVVVAALSVTEIISWGIAYYSFPVVLQAVERDLGASRAAVTGAFSTALAASALAAIPVGRWLDRYGPRALMTAGSCLAAVLLLAWSRIQTLGELYIVWGGMGLAMATVLYEPAFAAIVQWFPYRRDRALLVLTLAGGLASTIFLPITAHLLERFGWRTTVAVLAAFLAATTIPIHALALRPAPATPPSKDDLPTAAVGGMPLSAALRTAIFWILAVAFAASTFVAATVSVHAIPYLTSQGYSPTYAAAAVGWMGAMQLPGRLLFVPIASWLGAGTATASIFLAQGAGMALLAMVARLPSVIPVIVLLGAANGMSTLARATAVAEVFGRRYYGSVNGAIGLWANGARAVGPVGASLLWVWLGGYEPVFWLLGSAVAIAGLVVWLTPYTAR, encoded by the coding sequence TTGAGGGAGACGACGCTGGAGAGTCCGCGGACTCCCGAGAGGGATCCCGCATATGGCTGGGTGGTCGTCGCTGCCCTGTCCGTCACGGAGATCATCTCGTGGGGGATCGCCTATTACAGCTTCCCGGTCGTCCTCCAGGCCGTCGAGCGCGATCTCGGCGCGTCTCGAGCGGCGGTCACCGGTGCCTTCTCCACGGCCCTGGCCGCCTCGGCCCTGGCGGCGATACCCGTGGGGCGATGGCTCGATCGGTATGGTCCGCGCGCCCTGATGACGGCGGGGTCCTGCCTCGCCGCAGTCCTCCTCCTGGCGTGGTCACGGATCCAGACCTTGGGCGAACTCTACATCGTCTGGGGCGGCATGGGGCTCGCGATGGCCACGGTGCTGTATGAGCCCGCCTTCGCCGCCATCGTGCAGTGGTTCCCGTACCGGCGCGACCGCGCCCTGCTGGTCCTCACGCTCGCCGGCGGCCTGGCCAGCACGATCTTCCTGCCGATCACCGCGCATCTGCTCGAGCGGTTCGGCTGGCGCACGACCGTGGCGGTGTTGGCGGCGTTCCTCGCGGCCACCACCATCCCGATCCATGCCCTCGCGCTCCGGCCCGCCCCCGCCACCCCACCGTCAAAGGACGATCTCCCCACCGCCGCGGTGGGAGGGATGCCCCTCAGCGCGGCGCTCCGCACCGCGATCTTCTGGATCCTCGCAGTGGCGTTTGCCGCCAGCACATTCGTCGCGGCCACGGTCAGCGTGCACGCGATCCCCTACTTAACTTCGCAAGGATACTCACCCACCTACGCAGCGGCCGCCGTCGGGTGGATGGGGGCGATGCAGTTGCCGGGGCGCCTGCTCTTTGTCCCGATTGCCTCGTGGCTCGGCGCCGGCACGGCGACCGCATCGATCTTCCTCGCGCAGGGAGCGGGGATGGCACTGCTCGCCATGGTGGCACGCCTCCCCAGCGTGATCCCGGTGATCGTCCTCCTCGGCGCTGCCAACGGCATGTCGACACTAGCGCGCGCGACGGCGGTTGCGGAAGTCTTCGGACGGCGCTACTACGGCAGCGTCAACGGCGCCATCGGGCTGTGGGCCAACGGCGCCCGCGCCGTGGGTCCCGTCGGCGCCTCTCTGCTGTGGGTCTGGCTCGGCGGGTACGAACCTGTCTTTTGGCTGCTCGGGTCCGCCGTCGCTATCGCCGGCCTCGTGGTCTGGCTTACACCTTATACCGCTCGATGA
- a CDS encoding ABC transporter permease: MRTSGWNLVEVLSFLARRVLGMIPIVFGASLIVFIVGHLAPGDPVQILFGDISDPIIEARARASLGLDKPLAVQYLRFLDRLAHLDLGTSYAYPGMRIGRMIGAALPVSLELAIMAVLVAVAVGVPLGAVAALRRHSLLDRAVRFITVLGIAVPFFVIAVILVLVFSLRLRWLPVSGWGTPRDLVLPIVIQMLRPMAYLARITRLSLLQVLGEDYIRTARAKGLPTRLVTFRHALRNAAVTILTTAGLTLSLAFTGAFVTETIFGIPGMGRATVTAIFQRDYPMIQAVVLVYTGLILTLNLMMDLAYAVVDPRIRYA, encoded by the coding sequence ATGCGGACGTCGGGATGGAATCTGGTGGAGGTGCTCTCGTTTCTCGCGCGGCGGGTGCTGGGAATGATCCCGATCGTTTTCGGAGCGAGCCTCATCGTCTTTATCGTGGGACATCTCGCTCCCGGCGACCCTGTGCAAATCCTCTTCGGAGATATCAGCGATCCGATCATCGAAGCGCGGGCCCGCGCGAGTCTCGGTTTGGATAAGCCGCTGGCCGTGCAGTACCTGCGGTTCCTGGACCGTCTGGCTCATCTCGACCTCGGAACCTCCTACGCCTACCCGGGGATGCGGATCGGCAGGATGATCGGCGCGGCGCTGCCGGTCAGCCTGGAGCTGGCAATCATGGCGGTCCTCGTGGCGGTGGCGGTGGGAGTGCCGTTGGGAGCCGTGGCCGCGCTCCGGCGGCATTCGCTGCTGGATCGTGCGGTGCGGTTCATCACGGTGCTCGGGATCGCGGTGCCGTTCTTTGTGATCGCGGTGATCCTCGTGCTCGTGTTTTCGCTGAGGCTGCGCTGGCTGCCGGTATCGGGGTGGGGCACGCCTAGGGACCTCGTGCTCCCGATCGTGATTCAGATGCTGCGCCCCATGGCCTACCTCGCCAGGATCACACGGTTGTCGTTGTTGCAGGTGCTGGGGGAGGATTACATTCGCACTGCCCGGGCCAAGGGACTCCCCACCCGCCTCGTCACCTTCCGGCACGCGCTGCGCAACGCGGCGGTCACCATTCTCACGACGGCCGGTCTCACCCTCAGCCTCGCGTTCACGGGGGCGTTTGTCACGGAGACGATCTTCGGCATCCCGGGGATGGGCCGGGCGACGGTGACGGCGATCTTTCAGCGCGACTACCCGATGATCCAGGCCGTGGTCCTTGTGTACACGGGGCTCATCCTGACCCTCAACTTGATGATGGACTTGGCGTATGCGGTGGTCGATCCGCGGATACGCTACGCCTAG
- a CDS encoding ABC transporter permease: MRWARRDPPTAIAAAVLVLLVSGCLAIPAVSPYSVGGQNLGQTFQPPGPTHWLGTDHLGRDILVRVAYGARISFLISVLAVAAHTVIGIVVGMAAGFLGGWIDGGLMRMTDVFLVFPPLLFLILITGLLGPSLVNIIIALSAVGWAGMARQVRAEALALREREFVTAARASGATDSWILGRHVFVNIVTLALVRASLDIGPVILSEATLSFLGIGIQPPTPSWGVMIAAGFTHLRTYPYLTAIPSAVLSIAILAVTFVGEGIAEALDPRWRRR; encoded by the coding sequence ATGCGGTGGGCGCGGCGGGACCCCCCGACGGCGATCGCGGCCGCGGTGCTCGTGCTCCTCGTGAGCGGGTGCCTTGCGATTCCGGCGGTGAGTCCGTACTCGGTCGGCGGCCAAAACCTGGGACAAACCTTCCAACCCCCGGGACCCACGCATTGGCTCGGCACGGATCACCTGGGCCGCGACATCCTCGTACGTGTCGCGTACGGGGCGCGCATCTCGTTCCTCATCAGCGTGCTGGCCGTCGCCGCGCATACGGTGATCGGGATCGTCGTAGGCATGGCCGCGGGGTTTCTGGGAGGCTGGATCGACGGCGGGCTCATGCGGATGACCGACGTGTTCCTGGTGTTTCCCCCGCTCCTCTTTCTGATCCTGATCACCGGGCTGCTCGGCCCCAGCCTGGTGAACATCATCATTGCCCTCTCCGCGGTGGGGTGGGCCGGAATGGCGCGGCAAGTGCGGGCCGAGGCCTTGGCGCTGCGCGAGCGGGAGTTTGTGACTGCGGCGCGGGCCAGCGGTGCGACCGACTCCTGGATCCTCGGCCGCCACGTCTTCGTCAACATTGTGACGCTGGCCCTGGTCCGCGCGTCCTTGGACATCGGCCCGGTGATCCTGTCGGAAGCCACGCTGTCGTTCCTCGGCATTGGGATCCAACCGCCGACGCCGTCGTGGGGGGTGATGATCGCGGCCGGCTTCACGCACCTCCGCACCTACCCGTACCTGACGGCCATCCCGAGCGCCGTGCTCTCGATCGCCATCCTGGCCGTGACGTTCGTAGGCGAGGGGATCGCCGAGGCGCTGGATCCCCGGTGGAGGCGGCGCTAG
- a CDS encoding LLM class flavin-dependent oxidoreductase, which translates to MTDQPATFTLSLPNRGCLLGILTVEQLLDAAAQAEASGHFGAVSVGDNLLEKPRIEVIALLGALAGRTQRIRLNVGCLSTFILRDPILFAIQWASLDVISRGRIELSVCIGGGDDREMRPYRLNTRDRVPRLLETLEAVRRLWREDHVTFAGRFHQFDDVSAYPKPLQTPPPIYLANAPNLDGPPEMVDRMLLRALRHADGWHPTGLTPAQFGALRERLETLAASIGKDLRNFSVGCGSLVNIQPDPAKARAEAEEYVRRYWPETYGPRSFDRLISGPPAVVAEGILKYWAAGCRHIAVRVGALNYEHQIPLLLREVMPAVWEGVRAGARHA; encoded by the coding sequence GTGACCGACCAGCCGGCGACGTTCACGTTGAGCCTGCCGAACCGGGGGTGCCTGCTCGGCATCCTGACCGTCGAGCAGCTGCTCGATGCGGCGGCACAGGCGGAGGCCTCTGGACACTTCGGGGCCGTCAGCGTCGGGGACAACCTCCTCGAGAAACCCCGCATCGAGGTCATCGCCCTGCTCGGCGCGCTGGCCGGCCGCACGCAGCGGATTCGCCTCAACGTCGGCTGCCTCTCGACGTTCATCCTGCGCGATCCGATCCTGTTTGCGATCCAGTGGGCGAGCCTCGATGTGATCAGCAGGGGTCGGATTGAACTCTCCGTCTGCATCGGCGGCGGCGACGATCGCGAGATGCGCCCCTACCGGCTGAACACGCGTGACCGCGTGCCCCGCCTGTTGGAGACTTTGGAAGCCGTGCGGCGGCTCTGGCGAGAAGATCACGTCACCTTCGCCGGGCGGTTCCACCAGTTTGACGATGTGAGCGCCTATCCGAAACCCCTGCAGACCCCCCCGCCGATCTATCTGGCCAATGCTCCCAACCTCGACGGCCCCCCCGAGATGGTGGACCGGATGTTGCTCCGGGCCCTGCGCCACGCGGACGGCTGGCACCCGACCGGCCTGACTCCGGCCCAGTTTGGCGCCCTGCGTGAGCGGCTGGAGACCCTCGCCGCATCAATCGGCAAGGATCTCCGCAATTTTTCCGTCGGCTGCGGCAGCCTCGTGAACATCCAGCCTGACCCGGCCAAGGCCCGCGCCGAAGCGGAAGAGTACGTTCGGCGGTACTGGCCAGAGACCTACGGACCTCGCAGCTTCGACCGGCTCATCTCCGGGCCGCCGGCGGTCGTCGCGGAGGGGATCCTGAAATATTGGGCGGCTGGGTGTCGTCACATCGCGGTGCGCGTCGGCGCGCTCAACTACGAGCATCAGATCCCGCTGCTCCTGCGTGAAGTCATGCCCGCTGTGTGGGAGGGCGTGCGCGCGGGCGCCCGCCACGCCTAG
- a CDS encoding ABC transporter substrate-binding protein produces MLRPTALCAALVVLLGAALIAPQAGAQTEAALRISIQADPTTLDPALTDDPTGTALLQDVYTPLLEVTALGQVKPFTAKSWTVSPDGRTYRFILRDGLKFQNGQAVTANDVKYSLDRLASPKLNSPNAELLLTPIEGYQDEQAGKAPGLRGVRVVSPTELEIKVDRPSEGDLLVRLAHVASSIVSRESVEQGGQEWGTTHANGTGAFRVVQWSLRNQIVLAANPAYFGGAPKIQRIVLQIVPDPNVDVEKYEAGELDIVQVPGSEYTRLRRDPKLSKEIVEYNRASTTFLALNTFAYPPFKDARIRRAIALAVNRPEIVKAVFVGLYQPANEILPPGLPGYHPLPAIAYNPSKARSLLAEAGYPGGKGLPPLLLGPNPRGFGPREAAEVVAAMIQQNLGIDTHVQILDIAKWRSDMRRRTAFAAVTGWTADIADPNDYLFALFASKAPFNYFSGYVNPAYDKMVDAANHERTRDAVLRKMAEVERFLVFDDVGVLPIYHVREVILKKPYVRDLTLTPYGLGFLEHLATASIVK; encoded by the coding sequence ATGCTGCGACCAACCGCGCTGTGCGCCGCACTCGTGGTGCTCCTGGGTGCCGCTTTGATCGCGCCGCAGGCCGGGGCCCAGACCGAGGCGGCGCTGCGGATCTCGATCCAGGCCGATCCGACGACCCTCGACCCCGCCCTGACGGACGACCCGACCGGGACCGCCTTGCTGCAGGACGTCTACACGCCGCTCCTCGAGGTCACCGCACTAGGACAAGTGAAACCCTTCACCGCGAAGAGCTGGACGGTCTCCCCCGACGGCCGCACCTACCGGTTCATTCTGAGAGACGGCCTCAAGTTTCAGAACGGTCAAGCGGTCACCGCGAACGATGTCAAATATTCGCTGGATCGGCTGGCGAGCCCCAAGCTGAACTCCCCGAACGCCGAACTCCTCCTGACGCCGATCGAGGGGTACCAGGACGAACAGGCGGGAAAGGCCCCGGGCCTCCGCGGGGTCAGAGTGGTCAGCCCGACCGAGCTGGAGATCAAGGTCGACCGGCCCAGTGAGGGCGATCTCCTCGTCCGGCTCGCCCACGTCGCCTCGTCCATCGTCTCGCGAGAGTCGGTGGAACAGGGAGGCCAGGAATGGGGCACCACGCACGCCAACGGGACCGGCGCATTCCGGGTGGTGCAGTGGTCGCTCCGCAACCAGATCGTGCTGGCCGCCAACCCGGCATACTTCGGGGGCGCCCCCAAGATCCAGCGGATCGTCCTACAGATCGTTCCCGATCCGAACGTCGACGTCGAGAAGTACGAGGCGGGCGAACTGGACATCGTCCAGGTGCCCGGGAGTGAATATACTCGTCTCAGGCGGGATCCAAAGCTGAGCAAGGAGATCGTCGAGTACAACCGCGCTTCGACCACTTTCCTTGCGCTGAATACCTTCGCCTATCCCCCGTTCAAGGACGCCCGTATACGGCGGGCGATCGCCCTCGCGGTCAATCGACCGGAAATCGTCAAGGCGGTCTTCGTCGGGCTCTATCAGCCGGCGAATGAGATCCTTCCCCCCGGCCTTCCAGGGTATCATCCCCTCCCTGCCATCGCGTACAATCCGTCGAAAGCCCGGTCCCTCCTTGCCGAAGCCGGCTACCCCGGAGGCAAGGGACTTCCTCCCCTGCTCCTGGGCCCGAACCCTCGGGGATTCGGGCCGCGGGAGGCGGCTGAGGTTGTGGCGGCGATGATCCAGCAGAACCTCGGGATCGACACGCACGTGCAGATCCTGGATATTGCCAAATGGCGGAGCGACATGCGAAGGCGAACCGCGTTTGCCGCGGTGACCGGGTGGACCGCGGACATCGCCGATCCCAATGATTACCTGTTCGCGCTGTTCGCCTCGAAGGCCCCCTTCAACTACTTCTCCGGATATGTGAACCCCGCGTACGACAAGATGGTGGATGCCGCAAACCACGAGCGTACCCGGGACGCCGTCCTCCGGAAAATGGCCGAGGTCGAACGCTTCCTCGTCTTCGACGACGTCGGTGTGCTCCCGATCTACCATGTGCGTGAAGTAATCTTGAAAAAACCCTACGTGCGTGACCTCACCCTCACCCCCTACGGCCTCGGCTTTCTCGAGCATCTCGCCACGGCGTCGATCGTGAAGTGA
- a CDS encoding creatininase family protein: MGLRGVFLEQLTWAEAEPLLTADPLVVIPVGAAAKEHGPHLPLGTDHIMADYLARRVAEQVETIIMPTVTYGYYPHFSAFPGSTHLEAGTFGAMMKEIILSMHRHGPRRFFVLNTGVSTFPVLEIVARDLDRVHRLLVGVTRIGDLGAQRISGLLMQPKGSHADEYETSLLLAIAPEVVRLERVVAEIPERPDARGVFVPSAYHREPGPGHSDTGVYGDATLGTKEKGTTIARALVDDLVIAAERLRTAPWVSSRPGIPWSEAMIEGRG; this comes from the coding sequence ATGGGACTCCGAGGCGTGTTCTTGGAACAGCTCACGTGGGCGGAGGCCGAACCGCTCCTCACCGCCGACCCGTTGGTCGTGATCCCCGTGGGAGCGGCCGCCAAGGAGCACGGTCCCCACCTCCCCCTCGGGACCGATCACATCATGGCGGATTATCTGGCGCGTCGCGTCGCCGAGCAGGTCGAAACCATCATCATGCCCACGGTCACATACGGCTACTACCCGCACTTCTCCGCGTTTCCGGGGAGCACCCACCTCGAAGCGGGCACCTTTGGGGCGATGATGAAAGAGATTATTCTTTCCATGCACCGGCACGGACCCAGGAGGTTCTTTGTGCTGAACACCGGCGTGTCCACCTTCCCGGTGTTGGAGATCGTGGCACGAGATCTCGACCGCGTGCACCGGCTGCTCGTCGGCGTCACGAGGATCGGGGACCTCGGTGCCCAGCGGATCTCCGGGTTGCTCATGCAGCCGAAGGGGAGCCACGCCGACGAGTATGAGACCTCGCTGCTCCTCGCCATCGCCCCGGAGGTGGTGCGCCTCGAGCGAGTGGTCGCGGAGATTCCTGAGCGGCCGGATGCCCGCGGCGTCTTCGTCCCATCCGCCTATCACCGAGAGCCGGGACCGGGCCACTCGGATACCGGCGTGTACGGTGACGCGACGTTGGGGACGAAGGAGAAAGGCACGACGATCGCCAGAGCGCTGGTGGACGATCTCGTCATTGCCGCCGAACGGCTCCGCACCGCGCCCTGGGTCTCATCGAGGCCGGGCATCCCCTGGTCCGAAGCCATGATAGAAGGAAGGGGGTAG
- a CDS encoding AzlC family ABC transporter permease → MKLGCFRSGLLDALPLWLGVVPFGFVYAAVGRRAGLSVWELQLMSMLVYAGGAQFTVVRLVAERAPRHFLIVATALINLRHVLYGVSLAPHLKQVRAGVRALAAFFIVDESYGLGMRAFLEGRGSVSYLVGAGVSLYLAWNVGTALGILFTAALPDPRNLGLDLVFPLTFVALLAPLLRHAPNRWAALTAFIAGLVVLPALPAGVGFVAATMLGMLGGMWVRD, encoded by the coding sequence GTGAAGCTGGGCTGCTTTCGTTCGGGGCTCCTCGACGCGCTCCCCCTCTGGCTGGGCGTTGTGCCGTTTGGATTTGTCTACGCGGCGGTGGGACGCCGCGCCGGCCTCAGCGTGTGGGAACTTCAGCTCATGTCCATGCTCGTGTATGCGGGCGGCGCGCAGTTCACCGTCGTGCGTCTCGTCGCCGAGCGTGCCCCGCGTCATTTCCTGATCGTGGCGACGGCGCTCATCAATCTCCGGCACGTGCTCTACGGGGTCTCGCTGGCCCCGCACCTCAAGCAGGTTCGGGCCGGCGTCCGCGCGCTCGCGGCGTTCTTCATCGTCGATGAGAGTTACGGCCTCGGGATGCGGGCGTTTCTCGAGGGTCGCGGATCCGTATCCTATCTCGTGGGGGCGGGGGTCTCATTGTATCTGGCCTGGAACGTGGGGACTGCGCTCGGGATCCTCTTCACGGCGGCCCTGCCCGATCCGAGGAACCTCGGGCTCGACCTCGTGTTTCCACTCACGTTCGTGGCCTTGCTGGCCCCGCTGTTGCGGCACGCGCCGAACCGGTGGGCCGCGCTCACCGCGTTCATCGCGGGTCTGGTTGTGCTGCCGGCGTTGCCTGCCGGCGTGGGGTTCGTCGCGGCGACGATGCTGGGGATGCTCGGGGGGATGTGGGTGCGTGACTGA
- a CDS encoding AzlD domain-containing protein, with the protein MTDTIVAMAVATFLTRAIGLWGAPLRAPWMLRAVGLVPVAAFAVLVSASLDLKPGAWFRWLVVALGGWLSWRGVPVWACLGIGLAIYLVGSSIFR; encoded by the coding sequence GTGACTGACACGATCGTGGCGATGGCGGTCGCCACGTTCCTCACGCGGGCCATCGGGCTCTGGGGCGCGCCGCTTCGCGCTCCGTGGATGCTGCGCGCGGTCGGGCTGGTTCCGGTCGCGGCGTTTGCGGTCCTCGTGTCGGCCAGCCTCGACCTGAAACCCGGGGCGTGGTTTCGCTGGCTGGTGGTCGCATTGGGCGGGTGGCTCTCCTGGCGCGGGGTTCCGGTGTGGGCCTGTCTTGGGATCGGACTCGCGATCTACCTCGTCGGGTCGTCGATCTTCCGGTGA